A stretch of Aspergillus nidulans FGSC A4 chromosome VI DNA encodes these proteins:
- a CDS encoding uncharacterized protein (transcript_id=CADANIAT00010422), with protein MSEEDSLLTNLCAICHIQPPKYRCPRCSTRTCSLPCTRRHKLWSQCSGVRDPAAYLRRNELATESAFDRDFNFITSIERRLERASRDAENRGVVVDGRQGVREPGIVGLDEDELGQADAMDGRKRKRAGPGAGNGIGHGFERGLAKGEAGFLKRAAEAGVRVIKAPKGMSRAKMNGSRWHTKQKCLQWTIEWVTDNGTKRMNCAETATVAEAYDRAFPLTREERQVRTEESTFKSEPKLASAQEPAKESTQETKNVEPDKNAEPSQSQSQTHQPPKSDMSFSESMPETAQPHVLSSNNHPTPAQDDTTQPTSELPSPSTEPPLPYRSVFFYIHRPRTTTKRPVLAPLSPGMTLTSALQDRVVLEFPTIYVLQNPLMPVPDTSCVTESGPGPLGKSNLKQRFILEAEYLRAHPDEAAAGTASAVTAANDGEQLEDTEALFGVGAVNIPNVDEGKILEVLEKDLLGSS; from the exons ATGTCTGAGGAAGACTCCCTCCTTACGAATCTCTGCGCGATCTG TCATATTCAACCCCCCAAATACCGCTGTCCCCGATGCTCAACTCGAACCTGCTCGCTTCCTTGCACGCGCCGCCACAAGCTCTGGTCGCAGTGCTCCGGAGTACGCGACCCAGCCGCGTACCTACGACGCAACGAGCTCGCCACGGAATCCGCCTTTGATCGAGACTTTAATTTCATTACGAGTATCGAGCGACGGCTAGAGCGAGCAAGCCGCGATGCGGAGAACAGGGGCGTAGTGGTTGATGGGAGACAGGGAGTTAGGGAGCCGGGAATTGTGGGgttggatgaggatgagctggGGCAAGCTGATGCTATGgatgggaggaagagaaagcgcGCGGGCCCTGGAGCCGGGAATGGTATTGGTCATGGTTTTGAGAGGGGGTTGGCGAAGGGCGAAGCGGGATTTCTGAAGCGAGCGGCTGAGGCAGGGGTGAGGGTTATCAAGGCTCCGAAGGGGATGAGTCGGGCGAAGATGAATGGCTCAAGGTGGCATACAAA GCAGAAATGTCTGCAATGGACAATCGAGTGGGTGACGGACAACGGGACGAAAAGGATGAATTGCGCAGAGACCGCGACTGTTGCAGAGGCATATGATCGCGCATTCCCGCTgacgagggaggagagaCAGGTCCGCACTGAGGAGTCTACATTTAAATCAGAGCCCAAGCTCGCGTCCGCGCAGGAACCGGCGAAGGAATCTACGCAGGAGACCAAGAACGTCGAGCCCGACAAAAATGCAGAGCCCTCACAATCGCAATCGCAAACACACCAGCCGCCTAAATCAGACATGTCGTTTTCTGAATCTATGCCGGAGACCGCTCAGCCACACGTCCTTTCTTCAAACAACCACCCTACACCGGCTCAAGACGACACAACACAACCGACATCAGAATtaccatcgccatcaacaGAGCCCCCCTTACCTTACAGATCGGTTTTCTTCTACATCCACCGCCCCCGCACCACAACAAAACGTCCGGTTCTCGCTCCTCTATCCCCTGGAATGACCCTCACCTCCGCTCTACAAGACCGTGTCGTACTGGAGTTCCCTACCATTTACGTTCTGCAGAATCCGCTCATGCCTGTCCCTGATACCTCCTGCGTCACTGAGTCAGGGCCTGGACCTCTTGGAAAGTCCAACCTGAAACAACGGTTCATTCTAGAGGCGGAATATCTACGAGCTCATCCTGACGAAGCGGCAGCTGGAACTGCATCCGCAGTGACTGCCGCAAATGACGGAGAACAGTTGGAAGATACAGAGGCGCTCTTTGGCGTGGGTGCAGTGAATATCCCGAACGTCGACGAAGGAAAAATACTGGAGGTTTTGGAGAAGGATTTATTGGGTTCCAGCTAG